A single genomic interval of Hydractinia symbiolongicarpus strain clone_291-10 chromosome 8, HSymV2.1, whole genome shotgun sequence harbors:
- the LOC130654615 gene encoding 60S ribosomal protein L10a-like, whose product MSSKISRDTLYDCVKAILDGSKDKKRKFLETVELQIGLKNYDPQKDKRFSGTVKLKNVPRPKLKICVLGDESHCDEAKANNIPYMDIEALKKLNKDKKLVKKLAKKYDGFVASDTLIKQIPRLLGPGLNKAGKFPTMITHSDKMEEKISDIKKTIKFQMKKVLCLAVAVGHVDMTEDQLAQNVFLAVNFLVSLLKKNWQNVRSLHIKSTMGKVQRLF is encoded by the exons ATGTC ttCCAAGATATCTCGGGACACTCTTTACGATTGTGTAAAGGCCATTCTCGATGGTTCCAAAGATAAAAAACGCAAGTTCTTAGAAACAGTTGAGCTCCAAATCGGACTAAAAAACTACGATCCTCAAAAAGACAAACGTTTCAGTGGAACTGTTAAATTAAAGAATGTTCCAAGACCGAAGCTGAAGATTTGTGTCTTAGGAGATGAATCTCACTGTGATGAAGCCAAGGCGAACAATATTCCATACATGGATATCGAGGCTTTGAAGAAATTAAACAAGGACaaaaaacttgtaaaaaagCTTG cTAAGAAGTATGATGGTTTCGTTGCTTCAGATACTTTGATCAAACAAATTCCACGTCTTCTTGGACCCGGATTGAACAAAGCAGGAAAGTTTCCAACAATGATCACCCATAGTGATAAGATGGAAGAAAAAATCAGTGACATCAAAAAAACTATTAAGTTTCAAATGAAAAAG GTATTGTGTCTTGCAGTTGCTGTAGGACATGTCGATATGACTGAAGATCAATTAGCTCAAAATGTTTTCTTAGCTGTCAACTTCcttgtatcgcttttgaaaAAGAACTGGCAGAACGTCAGGTCACTTCATATAAAAAGCACAATGGGCAAAGTTCAAAGATTGTTTTAA
- the LOC130654609 gene encoding prickle planar cell polarity protein 3-like isoform X2 has protein sequence MINNRRSIHRKSFNEDLYFSATEDDEEMLCSRCRKICRHCRCSREDHCLLPTSIQEKTYSISKYTGTEHNSIMGNDDDSGCCTEEYAWVPPGLTPAQVNGYMGSLPEDKIPYVNSIGEQYRAKQLLYQLPPHDSEVKHCHNLSEDEKRELRTFHGRRRKDCLGRGNVQTFPSSINGVTGICQQCSLHISPGDVVVHAWRAGKEACWHPACFTCNTCRELLVDLVYFYQEGRVYCGRHHAELLKPRCSACDEIIFSDECTEAEGRFWHIGHFACFECDASLGGQRYVMRDNHPICCKCFEKMFAEFCDSCGEPIGIDVGQMAHGSQHWHANEKCFSCFNCGISLLGQPFLPKNGEIFCSSGCSRGIPPPNPVTPKYPPRSASRNRSYRPSDYSNNNREKDGYISSSTLSPEPVRKMVETRSKTSYRNSLDKYGLAGAEKLGDMLKNMPQHDHIKEESDRDETSSTCSSANSSRKELPSFPPSNRHSKKPVLRVPPNHRQKPKGPEIWIDVVPPIEMTTRQEEKKKNNFSGKHEYTHPNGNNTIERLVQAERSRRRHRRKADDSYFSDFEVERRKRSQRRQQYMPSLPYTVESPTPSEIPVISSKARSTESLDAGKSRVCGRRDEREHRSKRTTSETNISNSKNYKTKTDAVANLKLGIDVSSPKKQNFNKVDIGKRAPPRKQSVEENRKPRSFGMFSAEDQRRTRINYVTQDDMALHRQKSPKKGKKKNRNQSQCVIS, from the exons atgataaaTAATCGAAGAAGTATCCATAGAAAGAGTTTTAACGAAGATCTTTATTTTTCTGCTACTGAAGATGATGAGGAAATGTTATGCTCGCGTTGCAG AAAAATATGCCGACATTGTCGCTGCTCTCGAGAAGATCATTGTTTGTTACCAACCTCGATACAAGAGAAGACATACAGTATCAGTAAATACACCGGAACCGAACACAACAGCATCATGGGAAACGATGATGACAGCGGTTGCTGCACGGAGGAGTATGCCTGGGTGCCACCCGGTCTTACACCCGCCCAG GTCAATGGTTATATGGGCAGTCTTCCGGAAGATAAAATTCCTTACGTAAATAGTATCGGTGAACAATATCGCGCCAAACAGTTGTTATATCAACTTCCTCCACATGATAGCGAGGTTAAACATTGTCATAATTTATCAGAAGATGAAAAACGAGAATTGCGTACATTCCATGGAAGGCGTAGAAAGGATTGTTTGGGAAGAGGAAATGTGCAAACTTTTCCCAGTTCTATTAATGGAGTAACTGGGATTTGTCAACAG TGTTCTCTTCACATTTCACCTGGCGATGTGGTAGTTCACGCATGGAGAGCAGGTAAGGAAGCCTGCTGGCATCCCGCATGTTTCACCTGCAACACATGTAGAGAACTGCTGGTCGATCTTGTTTATTTCTACCAAGAAGGGAGAGTGTATTGTGGAAGACATCATGCAGAGCTGTTGAAACCAAGATGCTCAGCTTGTGATGAG attATATTTTCTGACGAATGTACGGAAGCCGAAGGGCGATTTTGGCATATCGGTCATTTTGCTTGTTTTGAGTGCGACGCTTCACTTGGTGGGCAGCGCTATGTGATGAGGGACAATCACCCAATTTGTTGCAAATGTTTCGAAAAAATGTTTGCTGAGTTCTGTGACTCATGTGGAGAACCCATTGGTATTGATGTCGGCCAAATGGCGCATGGAAGTCAGCACTGGCATGCTAACGAGAAATGTTTTAGTTGTTTTAACTGTGGCATAAGCTTGCTCGGACAACCATTCTTGCCAAAGAATGGAGAAATATTTTGTTCATCTGGATGTAGTAGAGGTATTCCTCCACCCAATCCTGTCACGCCGAAATATCCTCCACGGTCAGCATCAAGAAATCGATCTTATCGTCCATCGGATTATTCGAATAACAACAGAGAAAAGGATGGTTATATTAGTTCCAGTACGTTAAGTCCAGAACCCGTTCGTAAAATGGTAGAAACACGTTCCAAAACTAGTTACCGTAATTCGTTAGATAAGTATGGCCTGGCGGGTGCGGAGAAGCTTGGAGATATGCTTAAAAATATGCCACAACATGACCATATTAAAGAAGAAAGTGACAGAGATGAGACTAGTTCTACATGTTCATCTGCAAATTCGTCAAGAAAAGAACTACCTTCATTTCCACCAAGTAATCGACACAGCAAAAAacctgttcttcgtgtacctccGAATCATAGACAAAAACCAAAAGGTCCTGAAATATGGATCGATGTGGTTCCACCTATAGAAATGACTACACGCCaggaagaaaagaagaaaaataatttttccggCAAGCATGAATACACCCACCCAAACGGGAACAATACAATCGAGAGACTCGTGCAAGCAGAACGAAGTCGTCGTCGTCATCGAAGAAAAGCTGACGACtcttatttttctgactttgaGGTTGAAAGACGTAAACGTTCCCAAAGGCGACAACAATATATGCCGAGTTTACCGTATACAGTTGAGTCGCCAACTCCTTCGGAAATACCTGTTATATCGTCAAAAGCTCGTTCCACTGAATCTCTTGATGCTGGTAAAAGTCGAGTTTGTGGTCGTCGTGACGAAAGAGAACATCGAAGTAAAAGAACGACGTCAGAAACGAATATTTCGAattcaaaaaactataagacTAAAACCGACGCTGTCGCCAACCTCAAACTCGGTATAGACGTAAGCTcgcctaaaaaacaaaattttaataaagtaGACATTGGTAAACGAGCCCCGCCAAGAAAACAATCGGTCGAAGAAAATAGAAAGCCGAGATCATTCGGGATGTTTTCGGCTGAAGATCAACGAAGAACTAGAATAAATTATGTAACGCAAGACGATATGGCTTTACATCGGCAAAAGAGTCCAAAAAAGGGGAAAAAGAAGAACAGAAATCAAAGCCAATGCGTAATATCATAA
- the LOC130654609 gene encoding prickle planar cell polarity protein 3-A-like isoform X1 yields MSPPKKDKKSSKSKDEVTSQTLLDHMKHCVRCGKICPGYSPLDWRKICRHCRCSREDHCLLPTSIQEKTYSISKYTGTEHNSIMGNDDDSGCCTEEYAWVPPGLTPAQVNGYMGSLPEDKIPYVNSIGEQYRAKQLLYQLPPHDSEVKHCHNLSEDEKRELRTFHGRRRKDCLGRGNVQTFPSSINGVTGICQQCSLHISPGDVVVHAWRAGKEACWHPACFTCNTCRELLVDLVYFYQEGRVYCGRHHAELLKPRCSACDEIIFSDECTEAEGRFWHIGHFACFECDASLGGQRYVMRDNHPICCKCFEKMFAEFCDSCGEPIGIDVGQMAHGSQHWHANEKCFSCFNCGISLLGQPFLPKNGEIFCSSGCSRGIPPPNPVTPKYPPRSASRNRSYRPSDYSNNNREKDGYISSSTLSPEPVRKMVETRSKTSYRNSLDKYGLAGAEKLGDMLKNMPQHDHIKEESDRDETSSTCSSANSSRKELPSFPPSNRHSKKPVLRVPPNHRQKPKGPEIWIDVVPPIEMTTRQEEKKKNNFSGKHEYTHPNGNNTIERLVQAERSRRRHRRKADDSYFSDFEVERRKRSQRRQQYMPSLPYTVESPTPSEIPVISSKARSTESLDAGKSRVCGRRDEREHRSKRTTSETNISNSKNYKTKTDAVANLKLGIDVSSPKKQNFNKVDIGKRAPPRKQSVEENRKPRSFGMFSAEDQRRTRINYVTQDDMALHRQKSPKKGKKKNRNQSQCVIS; encoded by the exons ATGAGTCCGCCGAAGAAGGATAAAAAG AGTTCCAAGTCCAAAGATGAGGTTACATCACAGACATTACTAGATCATATGAAGCACTGTGTGCGATGTGGAAAGATATGTCCAGGATACAGTCCCTTGGATTGGAG AAAAATATGCCGACATTGTCGCTGCTCTCGAGAAGATCATTGTTTGTTACCAACCTCGATACAAGAGAAGACATACAGTATCAGTAAATACACCGGAACCGAACACAACAGCATCATGGGAAACGATGATGACAGCGGTTGCTGCACGGAGGAGTATGCCTGGGTGCCACCCGGTCTTACACCCGCCCAG GTCAATGGTTATATGGGCAGTCTTCCGGAAGATAAAATTCCTTACGTAAATAGTATCGGTGAACAATATCGCGCCAAACAGTTGTTATATCAACTTCCTCCACATGATAGCGAGGTTAAACATTGTCATAATTTATCAGAAGATGAAAAACGAGAATTGCGTACATTCCATGGAAGGCGTAGAAAGGATTGTTTGGGAAGAGGAAATGTGCAAACTTTTCCCAGTTCTATTAATGGAGTAACTGGGATTTGTCAACAG TGTTCTCTTCACATTTCACCTGGCGATGTGGTAGTTCACGCATGGAGAGCAGGTAAGGAAGCCTGCTGGCATCCCGCATGTTTCACCTGCAACACATGTAGAGAACTGCTGGTCGATCTTGTTTATTTCTACCAAGAAGGGAGAGTGTATTGTGGAAGACATCATGCAGAGCTGTTGAAACCAAGATGCTCAGCTTGTGATGAG attATATTTTCTGACGAATGTACGGAAGCCGAAGGGCGATTTTGGCATATCGGTCATTTTGCTTGTTTTGAGTGCGACGCTTCACTTGGTGGGCAGCGCTATGTGATGAGGGACAATCACCCAATTTGTTGCAAATGTTTCGAAAAAATGTTTGCTGAGTTCTGTGACTCATGTGGAGAACCCATTGGTATTGATGTCGGCCAAATGGCGCATGGAAGTCAGCACTGGCATGCTAACGAGAAATGTTTTAGTTGTTTTAACTGTGGCATAAGCTTGCTCGGACAACCATTCTTGCCAAAGAATGGAGAAATATTTTGTTCATCTGGATGTAGTAGAGGTATTCCTCCACCCAATCCTGTCACGCCGAAATATCCTCCACGGTCAGCATCAAGAAATCGATCTTATCGTCCATCGGATTATTCGAATAACAACAGAGAAAAGGATGGTTATATTAGTTCCAGTACGTTAAGTCCAGAACCCGTTCGTAAAATGGTAGAAACACGTTCCAAAACTAGTTACCGTAATTCGTTAGATAAGTATGGCCTGGCGGGTGCGGAGAAGCTTGGAGATATGCTTAAAAATATGCCACAACATGACCATATTAAAGAAGAAAGTGACAGAGATGAGACTAGTTCTACATGTTCATCTGCAAATTCGTCAAGAAAAGAACTACCTTCATTTCCACCAAGTAATCGACACAGCAAAAAacctgttcttcgtgtacctccGAATCATAGACAAAAACCAAAAGGTCCTGAAATATGGATCGATGTGGTTCCACCTATAGAAATGACTACACGCCaggaagaaaagaagaaaaataatttttccggCAAGCATGAATACACCCACCCAAACGGGAACAATACAATCGAGAGACTCGTGCAAGCAGAACGAAGTCGTCGTCGTCATCGAAGAAAAGCTGACGACtcttatttttctgactttgaGGTTGAAAGACGTAAACGTTCCCAAAGGCGACAACAATATATGCCGAGTTTACCGTATACAGTTGAGTCGCCAACTCCTTCGGAAATACCTGTTATATCGTCAAAAGCTCGTTCCACTGAATCTCTTGATGCTGGTAAAAGTCGAGTTTGTGGTCGTCGTGACGAAAGAGAACATCGAAGTAAAAGAACGACGTCAGAAACGAATATTTCGAattcaaaaaactataagacTAAAACCGACGCTGTCGCCAACCTCAAACTCGGTATAGACGTAAGCTcgcctaaaaaacaaaattttaataaagtaGACATTGGTAAACGAGCCCCGCCAAGAAAACAATCGGTCGAAGAAAATAGAAAGCCGAGATCATTCGGGATGTTTTCGGCTGAAGATCAACGAAGAACTAGAATAAATTATGTAACGCAAGACGATATGGCTTTACATCGGCAAAAGAGTCCAAAAAAGGGGAAAAAGAAGAACAGAAATCAAAGCCAATGCGTAATATCATAA
- the LOC130654613 gene encoding E3 ubiquitin ligase RNF121-like: MVNITRELTPEEKWRLQHEELHAKHKGHEAMHLEMVLILFTTLAVAQIILYKWKQSYSRSYQSFTLFGMWLFPLFFNLRAGWYRILVVWFLFTLITLLVLRKATRTPIDPHTPRITYKWFYNVHRVTYVLGILGYMIIMCTFFGLNLLLLIPPDIAMSAGVVTIFYGLYFGVLGRDCAEICAEKIAAKMGYFSENGLPSKRLMPNICAVCGQELTLNTMEDVEEENTEKTYKLSCGHLFHEFCIRGWCIVGKKQTCPYCKEKVDLKRMFKNPWERPHVLFGQLLDWLRYFIVWLPIIIVTVRGINYVLGLE, encoded by the exons ATG GTCAACATAACGAGGGAACTTACTCCTGAAGAAAAATGGAG ACTGCAACACGAGGAGTTACATGCAAAACACAAAGGACACGAAGCAATGCATTTAGAAATGGTATTGATATTATTTACAACGCTGGCTGTTGCACAGATAATATTATACAAATGGAAACAATCTTATTCTAGATCATACCAG TCCTTCACTCTATTTGGAATGTGgttatttcctttatttttcaaTCTTCGTGCTGGTTGGTATCGTATACTAGTTGTGTGGTTTCTATTCACTCTCATTACATTACTTGTGTTACGTAAAGCTACCAGGACGCCTATTGATCCTCACACACCAAG gATTACGTATAAATGGTTTTACAATGTGCATCGCGTGACGTACGTTTTAGGGATATTAGGTTACATGATAATCATGTGCACATTTTTTGGTCTTAACTTACTACTGCTCATCCCTCCTGATATCGCTATGAGCGCTGGTGTTGTTACAATATTTTATGGTTTGTATTTTGGTGTGCTAGGACGTGATTGTGCAGAGATATGTGCAGAAAAAATTGCTGCTAAAATGGGG TATTTTAGTGAAAATGGATTACCTTCTAAACGGCTGATGCCTAACATTTGTGCCGTTTGTGGTCAGGAATTAACTTTAAATACAATGGAGGATGTAGAAGAAGAAAACACTGAAAAAACATACAAACTTTCCTGTGGTCATCT ATTTCATGAATTTTGTATTCGCGGTTGGTGTATTGTTGGAAAGAAACAAACTTGTCCGTATTGCAAAGAAAAAGTGGatctaaaaagaatgtttaaaaaTCC ATGGGAAAGACCACATGTTTTGTTCGGCCAACTTTTAGATTGGTTGCGTTATTTTATCGTGTGGCTACCGATTATTATCGTTACTGTACGTGGAATCAACTATGTTCTTGGTCTGGAGTAA
- the LOC130654609 gene encoding prickle planar cell polarity protein 3-like isoform X3, translating to MGNDDDSGCCTEEYAWVPPGLTPAQVNGYMGSLPEDKIPYVNSIGEQYRAKQLLYQLPPHDSEVKHCHNLSEDEKRELRTFHGRRRKDCLGRGNVQTFPSSINGVTGICQQCSLHISPGDVVVHAWRAGKEACWHPACFTCNTCRELLVDLVYFYQEGRVYCGRHHAELLKPRCSACDEIIFSDECTEAEGRFWHIGHFACFECDASLGGQRYVMRDNHPICCKCFEKMFAEFCDSCGEPIGIDVGQMAHGSQHWHANEKCFSCFNCGISLLGQPFLPKNGEIFCSSGCSRGIPPPNPVTPKYPPRSASRNRSYRPSDYSNNNREKDGYISSSTLSPEPVRKMVETRSKTSYRNSLDKYGLAGAEKLGDMLKNMPQHDHIKEESDRDETSSTCSSANSSRKELPSFPPSNRHSKKPVLRVPPNHRQKPKGPEIWIDVVPPIEMTTRQEEKKKNNFSGKHEYTHPNGNNTIERLVQAERSRRRHRRKADDSYFSDFEVERRKRSQRRQQYMPSLPYTVESPTPSEIPVISSKARSTESLDAGKSRVCGRRDEREHRSKRTTSETNISNSKNYKTKTDAVANLKLGIDVSSPKKQNFNKVDIGKRAPPRKQSVEENRKPRSFGMFSAEDQRRTRINYVTQDDMALHRQKSPKKGKKKNRNQSQCVIS from the exons ATGGGAAACGATGATGACAGCGGTTGCTGCACGGAGGAGTATGCCTGGGTGCCACCCGGTCTTACACCCGCCCAG GTCAATGGTTATATGGGCAGTCTTCCGGAAGATAAAATTCCTTACGTAAATAGTATCGGTGAACAATATCGCGCCAAACAGTTGTTATATCAACTTCCTCCACATGATAGCGAGGTTAAACATTGTCATAATTTATCAGAAGATGAAAAACGAGAATTGCGTACATTCCATGGAAGGCGTAGAAAGGATTGTTTGGGAAGAGGAAATGTGCAAACTTTTCCCAGTTCTATTAATGGAGTAACTGGGATTTGTCAACAG TGTTCTCTTCACATTTCACCTGGCGATGTGGTAGTTCACGCATGGAGAGCAGGTAAGGAAGCCTGCTGGCATCCCGCATGTTTCACCTGCAACACATGTAGAGAACTGCTGGTCGATCTTGTTTATTTCTACCAAGAAGGGAGAGTGTATTGTGGAAGACATCATGCAGAGCTGTTGAAACCAAGATGCTCAGCTTGTGATGAG attATATTTTCTGACGAATGTACGGAAGCCGAAGGGCGATTTTGGCATATCGGTCATTTTGCTTGTTTTGAGTGCGACGCTTCACTTGGTGGGCAGCGCTATGTGATGAGGGACAATCACCCAATTTGTTGCAAATGTTTCGAAAAAATGTTTGCTGAGTTCTGTGACTCATGTGGAGAACCCATTGGTATTGATGTCGGCCAAATGGCGCATGGAAGTCAGCACTGGCATGCTAACGAGAAATGTTTTAGTTGTTTTAACTGTGGCATAAGCTTGCTCGGACAACCATTCTTGCCAAAGAATGGAGAAATATTTTGTTCATCTGGATGTAGTAGAGGTATTCCTCCACCCAATCCTGTCACGCCGAAATATCCTCCACGGTCAGCATCAAGAAATCGATCTTATCGTCCATCGGATTATTCGAATAACAACAGAGAAAAGGATGGTTATATTAGTTCCAGTACGTTAAGTCCAGAACCCGTTCGTAAAATGGTAGAAACACGTTCCAAAACTAGTTACCGTAATTCGTTAGATAAGTATGGCCTGGCGGGTGCGGAGAAGCTTGGAGATATGCTTAAAAATATGCCACAACATGACCATATTAAAGAAGAAAGTGACAGAGATGAGACTAGTTCTACATGTTCATCTGCAAATTCGTCAAGAAAAGAACTACCTTCATTTCCACCAAGTAATCGACACAGCAAAAAacctgttcttcgtgtacctccGAATCATAGACAAAAACCAAAAGGTCCTGAAATATGGATCGATGTGGTTCCACCTATAGAAATGACTACACGCCaggaagaaaagaagaaaaataatttttccggCAAGCATGAATACACCCACCCAAACGGGAACAATACAATCGAGAGACTCGTGCAAGCAGAACGAAGTCGTCGTCGTCATCGAAGAAAAGCTGACGACtcttatttttctgactttgaGGTTGAAAGACGTAAACGTTCCCAAAGGCGACAACAATATATGCCGAGTTTACCGTATACAGTTGAGTCGCCAACTCCTTCGGAAATACCTGTTATATCGTCAAAAGCTCGTTCCACTGAATCTCTTGATGCTGGTAAAAGTCGAGTTTGTGGTCGTCGTGACGAAAGAGAACATCGAAGTAAAAGAACGACGTCAGAAACGAATATTTCGAattcaaaaaactataagacTAAAACCGACGCTGTCGCCAACCTCAAACTCGGTATAGACGTAAGCTcgcctaaaaaacaaaattttaataaagtaGACATTGGTAAACGAGCCCCGCCAAGAAAACAATCGGTCGAAGAAAATAGAAAGCCGAGATCATTCGGGATGTTTTCGGCTGAAGATCAACGAAGAACTAGAATAAATTATGTAACGCAAGACGATATGGCTTTACATCGGCAAAAGAGTCCAAAAAAGGGGAAAAAGAAGAACAGAAATCAAAGCCAATGCGTAATATCATAA